Proteins encoded within one genomic window of Aquarana catesbeiana isolate 2022-GZ linkage group LG03, ASM4218655v1, whole genome shotgun sequence:
- the RGMA gene encoding repulsive guidance molecule A isoform X3: MGMGRGAGPKALGLFKILTVFLCSLHTVGSSCRILKCNSEFWITTSNSHHHIGAEDPVEVCTAIRSYAHCTRRTARYCRGDLAYHSAVHGIDDLMIQHNCSKDGPTSQPRVRTPPPWDSQERSDSPEVCNYEKNFHRHASAQNYTHCGLFGDPHLRTFSDTFQTCKIQGAWPLIDNNYLNVQVTNTPVHPGSAATATSKITIIFKNFQECVDQKVYQAEMDELPAAFIDGSKNGGDKSGANSLKIIEKVSGQHIEIQAKYIGTTIVVRQVGRYLTFAVRMPEEVVNAVEDKENQGLYLCLHGCPQNQQIDFRTFHSQTPETGLLRRGPPFTPQMAGAKCKEKLPVEDLYFHSCVFDLLTTGDVNFTLAAYYAFEDVKLLHSNKEKIHLYERTTDLGPGNSAPRLGLEMVKLLVALVCLFQCCCKVMFTM, translated from the exons TTGGCTCCTCGTGCAGAATTCTGAAGTGTAACTCCGAGTTCTGGATAACAACATCAAATTCCCATCACCACATAGGCGCAGAGGACCCTGTGGAGGTTTGCACAGCGATAAGGTCGTACGCCCATTGCACACGCCGCACTGCCCGCTATTGTAGAGGAGATTTGGCTTACCACTCAGCTGTCCATGGCATTGATGACCTCATGATCCAACACAACTGTTCGAAAGATGGCCCCACCTCTCAACCTCGTGTGCGCACTCCACCTCCATGGGACAGCCAGGAAAGGTCTGACAGCCCTGAGGTCTGTAATTATGAAAAGAATTTTCACCGGCATGCTTCAGCCCAAAATTACACCCACTGCGGACTCTTTGGGGATCCCCATCTTAGGACGTTTTCGGACACTTTCCAGACCTGCAAAATACAGGGGGCATGGCCTCTTATAGACAATAATTACTTGAACGTGCAAGTTACCAACACTCCTGTTCATCCAGGGTCTGCTGCAACTGCTACAAGCAAG ATCACAATAATCTTCAAGAACTTCCAGGAGTGTGTAGACCAGAAGGTCTACCAAGCTGAAATGGATGAGCTTCCTGCAGCTTTTATAGATGGATCCAAGAATGGTGGAGATAAGAGTGGAGCGAACAGCTTGAAAATTATTGAGAAGGTTTCTGGACAGCACATAGAGATTCAAGCCAAATACATTGGGACTACCATAGTGGTTCGACAAGTCGGTCGCTACCTAACCTTTGCAGTGCGTATGCCGGAGGAGGTGGTGAATGCAGTTGAGGACAAAGAAAACCAGGGACTTTACCTTTGTCTTCATGGCTGCCCTCAGAACCAGCAAATTGACTTCCGAACCTTTCACTCTCAAACCCCAGAGACTGGCTTGTTGAGACGTGGGCCACCATTTACTCCTCAGATGGCAGGAGCCAAGTGTAAGGAGAAGCTTCCAGTGGAAGACCTCTACTTTCACTCCTGTGTGTTTGACCTCCTTACTACAGGAGATGTGAATTTCACTCTAGCTGCTTATTATGCCTTTGAGGATGTAAAGTTATTACACTCCAATAAGGAAAAAATTCATCTGTATGAAAGGACCACAGACTTGGGGCCTGGCAATTCTGCTCCTCGGTTAGGCCTAGAGATGGTCAAGCTTCTCGTGGCGTTAGTGTGTTTGTTTCAGTGTTGCTGTAAAGTTATGTTTACCATGTAA